The DNA sequence CGTAGCCGGGCAGGTAGTACTCCGCCCAGAAGTGGGTGCCGGGCGTCTCGGAAAGAAGCATCTGGTAGCCCCCGATGGCCCGGGCGGGAATCCCGAGCGACCGGCAGAATGCGGCAAAGAGCATGCTCTGGGTGCCGCAGTCGCCGTGACCGGTCTCGAACATGTAGGTGGACTCGGCGACCTTCGGGTCCCGGGTATCGAGCGAACCGTGCGGGACGTGGCTGTAGGGGTAGGTCTTGATGATGTGGTAGTAGATCATCTGTGCCCGGAGGTGCGGGTTCGTCTCGTTCCCGACGATCTCGAGCGCCTTCTCCCGGATCGCATCCGTTACTTCGATGTTCCTCTCCGATGCCGTGTAGAGCAGGTACTCGGGATCGCTCGTGTCGTACTCCCCGACCTTTGCCGGGTCGATATCCTCAAAGATCTGCTCGTAGGAGGTGAACCCGATATCCGCCGAGATGACCAGGTTCCCGTTGACCGCCCCGGCCGGGACCTCGTAGTAGACATAGCCGATAGCGCCGGTGGTGACCGGGCCGGCGACGATGAACTCGGGGCACGAGAGGTTCGTGACGGTGACGTTCCTCTGCGATTCCGTCTCGACCGGAAGCGGGAGCCAGATCTTCAAGACTCCCGACGAGGGAAGCGCCTCGAACGGGATCTCGAGCCGCTCGACGCCCTCGTAGCGCACCGGGTTCACGTACGGCCCGGTCTCTCCGGACCGGTTCTCCGACCAGGCATACCGGGCGATGTAGTCGAAGTCGAGCGTCGTCGCGGTCACCTTCCGCATCTCGTCGAAGTGGGCGTAGAGGTAGTCGCTGGAGACGTCGTAGAAGTAGAGCGTCTCGTTCTCCGAGACGATCTTCTGGGCGCGGTTCTCCAGCCAGTCAGTTATGTCCTCGTCGGTGATGCCGGGGACCTTCTCCCGCAGCGCCGCCTCTGCGGCCGCAGCGTCGAGGGGATACTCCATGTATGTCCTGTTCGCCCGGAACATAGCGTTCCTCGCGGCCTTAGCCTTATCCGGATCGCCGACGTCCGTGTAGAGGGCGAAGGCTTCCGCAAAGCGTTCTTCGGCGATGCGGTAGTTGGCGTTCGCGTACTCGGCCAGTCCCCGGGCATAGGCCTCGTCGGCCGGCGAGGGGATCTTTTCTTCTGTTGCGGCGGTGCATCCGGCCGCAAAGACAAGGAGGAGGGCGGATACAGCCAGGAGAGCGATGATCGCACGGTATCTCATAATAGAGAGAACATGCGGAACAGTGAAAAATCTTTTTGTTTTGAGGGGTCTTTCTCCGGCGAGTATCAGGGATTTACACTCTTTTTGCAGGGAATATCCCCGGCATTCGTCGGTTGCGGCCCGTGCATCCGGGAACCGCGGAGGCCGGCAGGGCCGTCCGGCCCTTCTACATCTGCGGCGGGGCTTCGGGCACACCTGGTGCCGCTGATTACCCCTCTCGGGCCTTTTTGAGCGTGAACCGGAACGCCGCCCCCGCATCCGTGGCGCCGGGTACCCGGTCTTCGACCCAGATCCGGCCGCCATAGCGCGTAACAAGCATACGTACGATGTAAAGGCCGAGACCCTTGCCGCTCTTCGAACTCTTCCCCTTCCGGAACCGGGAGAAGAGAATGGCCTTTGTCGCGTCGGGTATTCCCGGGCCCGTGTCTTCGATCGAGACCAGCACCTCGCCGTCTCGCTCCTCGACCCGGATCTCGATCGTGACGTCGGGCTCCCCGAACTTGATGCTGTTGCCGACGAGGTTGGTGAAGACTTCGGGGAGGAGGTCGTCGGCGAGGACTGCAACCGATCTCCCGGCGTACCTGATATCGGTCTCCGGGTGCTGCCGGATCTCGGCCCGGATCGCCGCGTCGAGGTCGACGGGTTTCAGCGGGGGGGTCGGCGGGCGGAGACGCCGGATCGTGGAGACGTTCTGGATGATCTCGATGCTCTGGCTGACGGCCGACCGGATCTTCTGCATCATATCCCGGTTCTTCCCTTCGAGGTCTTCACCGAGGATGTCGCTGTAACCGAGCGCTATGGTGTTGGCGTTGTTGATGTCGTGGACCATGATGTCGAGATACAGGTTCGCCTCTTCGTTCGCCGCCAGGATAGCCTCTTCCGCCTGTTTGCGTCCGGTGATGTCCGTGAACGTGACCACCGCCATGAACGGGTTGCCGCCCGCGTCGCGGACCAGGGTGCCGCCGTAGTTGAATACACGCTGCCGCTCGGCCCCGATGCGCCGGGTACGCACCTCCACATCCTGGACCTGCTCCCCGCGCAGGATGCGGGACAGGGGCCACTCCTCCACCGGAAGGACGGTCCCGTCCATCGTTGCAAGTTCGAAGATATCGCCGAGCTCGCTCACGTTCGCGGGGACCGTCTCAAGGCCCAGCAGTCCGAAGATCTCGGCGGCGGCACGGTTCCAGTGGAGCGGGTTGCCTTCGAGGTCGAAGACACCCAGCCCTTCGTTCAGGTTCTCGACGATCGTGCGGAGCTGGGCCTCGCTGCTCCGGAGCGCCCCCTCCGCCCGGATCCGGTCGGTGATGTCCTTCCCCGACCCGATGACCCCGGTGATGCGGCCGCCGTTGTCCCTCAGGATGGCCTCTTTCCAGATGAGCGTGCGCTCATCGCCGTCCTTCGTCACGATGACGTTCTCGTCCATATCGGGTATCGTGGAGACCCCGGATACCGCGTGTAAGAATTCCCGCCGGGCATCCTCCCTGTTGCGCTCCGGGATCGCTACGTCGAACCAGTTCTTCCCGACGAGTTCGTCCTCCCGGTACCCCAGAAGCTCGCAGCCGCGGCGGTTGATGAGGGCGACGGTCTGGTCCGCGTTGATGACGACGAGCAGGACGGCAGCCACGTCCAGGTAGCCCTGCGCCCGGTCACGTTCTTTCTCGGTGTCCTTCTGCTGCCTCTTCAGCCGCTCGGAGAGCCAGGCGATGACGAAGGCGACCACGACGAACATCAACGCACGCCCGTAGTCGTTGAAGGTCCCGACGTCGATCCTGAGGAGGAAGTGGCTGATCAGGACCAGCCCGCCGAGGAAGAACGCCACGCTGATGCCCCTTCTCCCCCACCAGAGCGCGGCGAGGATGATGGGTATGTAGAAGAAGTGGGAGAAGACCGCCCCTACGGAGAGGACTGCATGAAAGTAGTAGGTCAGGAAGACTGATATCCCGAGCAGGATGCCGATGATGAGTATACGGGTGGTCTCGGTCAGTGGTGCCACAATAGGACCCTCCCCATGCAGGCCTTATTTTTATATTTTCCATGCAATAAATGTCACCGGAAGATGTTCCGGGCTGCTGTTTCCCGGGATGGTTGTCTGTTTGCGGACACCTGCTCATCGCCCCCGGCCTCCCCGGACCTGCCGTCAGGCACCACCGTGTGGATAACGGTATACGGGGAGATCGTGCGTGAGCGCGTTCCCGCCGGGACCACCCGGAAGCAGCGCAAAACTGCGTGAATAAATCAGGAGATTCCGAATTTCTCCTGGAAATAACGTTTGATCTTGAATTTCAGCCGTTATAATAGAGTAAGATATATACGTCAGAAGACAATTTATTAATTAAAGCGGAGGCTTTTATGCAGAGCGTTGTACGCAATATTCTGGTATTTTCTCTTGTTGCCTGTTGTCTTATCGTCCTTCCTTCGAGTGCTCAGCCACCCCTGGGCGGAGACAACGGATGGTATGCAGTCAACTGTAACGTGGATGGAGCACAGGTATACTTCGACAACGAGTATAAGGGAGAGATCGAGGCCGGCGTGCTGTACGTCCCGGTCTACACCACCGGAACGCCTTACCAGTCGTTCCGCGTCGAGAAAGACGGGTACACCACCTACTACGGGGACGTAACCTCCGTTCCCGGCAAGGGAGAGGTGTTCGATCTCTACGCGACCATCAACCCGGTCCAGCCCACCCAGGCACCGCTGATCGGGGGAGACATCGGCTGGTATACCGTCCACTGCAACGTTGACGGCGCAACCGTCCAGTTCGACAACGAGGTCAAAGGGGTCACCAGCCAGGGAGTCCTCTCCGTGCAGGTCTACACGACCGGAACACCCTACCAGACCTACACCGTGACGAAGGAAGGCTACCAGACCTACACGGGCTCTATCGACCGGTACCCCGCCAAGGGTGAGACGGTCGACCTCTACGTGACGCTGAACCCCGTGCCGGTTCCCACGCAGCAGGCGCCCCTCTCTCCGGCCCTGGCCGGCGGTGCCCTGCTGATTGTCGGGCTGCTGCTGGTTGCGGGGAGAAAGCAGAACTAACCCCCTTATTCTTTTTCGTGAATCCTGTCCGGCAGCAGCGGTCTTACCCTCGCAAGCTCCAGTTCTAATGAACCGTTGGAACGTCGCAGTTCGAAAACGCTTCGCGTTTTCTCAAGCTCCCTGCCGTTCCGGCAGTCGCACCCTTCGGCCCGTCGCATTCCGTTGGAACGTCGCAGTTCGAAAACGCTTCGCGTTTTCTCAAGCTCCGGCCCTTCGGCCCGTCGCTCCTGCAACAACAATGAGATTACCGGCCGCCCCGCCGCCGAGAATGGGGATGAGCAGACCGAAATAACCCGTTCCCGCAAGCACGATCCCCGTGGCGATGATGACTCCCGCCCAGATGATCGCCGTTCCGAGGATTGCTGCATTCCATGCCTTCATCGTTATCCCTTCGTGGAGAGGACGGACGTCCATAATAACCTTCCCGGAATGCGGGCGCACCCGCGGATTGGCGGAAGACCGCCCGGACTTCTGCCTCGCCGTACCTGATTTCACCGTCGGGGATCCGCATACCGGACCGCGCACGGCTGCCGGGCGAGGCCGGTTCCCCGGAGGGCGAGGAACCTGCGCGAGAGAGAGGCCGTGGCCGGTGTTCCTGCCGACACCCGGCGGAACAGTCCGTCCTTCTCCCGCGGCAGAACACCCTGTCGGTCGTCCTCACAGCAAAGCATTCTGCCGCCGTTATCCTGCCAGAGCAGATGGCAAATTCTTTCCCTTCCGGAGGAGGACAACTGCTGGATGAACAGGCAGAACCGGCATTCAGGCTCACGGCGAGCAGCGCGGGTGGACTCATGAAACGTTATCGGTTCAAGAAGATCGATGCCTTTGCAGCCGCCGGATCGTCAGGGAATCCCGCGGGATACGTCCGCCTCTCTCCCGGGGAGGAGATCCCCGACGCCGATATGCAGCGGATCGCCCGCGAACTGAAGGGTTTCGTCTCGGAAGTCGGCTTTCTCCGCGAGGGCACGCCGGGCGAGTGCGACCTCTCGATACGCTACTTCTCCTGCGAGCGGGAGGTCGACTTCTGCGGCCACGCGACGATAGCCGTCATGGACGACGTGGTGCGAAACGACGACCGGTTCCGTGACCGGGAGAGCCTGCTCCTCCGGACGAACAAAGGTGTTGTCACGGTGCTGAACCGGACGGGCGAGGACGGCATGGTGTATATCCGGGCTCCCGAACCGGAGTTCTCCGGCGCACGCCCGGACGCTGCAGAGACCGCCGCCGCCCTCGGTCTCGGCATCCGGGATATCGATCCCGCGATACCCCCCGGCGTCGTGAACGCCGGCCTCGAAACCCTGCTCGTCCCCCTGGCCTCGCTCGACGCCTGCATCCGGTGCTCTCCCGACTACATGACGCTCCGTGCGTTCGCCCTCGCCCATTCCGTCGACGTGGTCGTCATCTATACCCGCGAGACGGCGTTTCCGGAGAACGACCTGCATGCCCGGGTCTTCGCCCCGACGTTCGGGTACCTGGAGGACCCGGCGACCGGCTCGGGGAACGCCGCCCTCGGAAACTTCCTCGTCCGGGAGAACCTCTGGACCAGCCGGACGCTCGTCATCGAGCAGGGGCCCGACCGGGAGAACCCGAACATCGTCCGCCTGCTCCGCCCCGAAGATGGGGGGCTCATGTTCGGCGGCCGGGGGCAGGTGCGGATCGACGGGGACTACGTCCTCTCTACAGAAGCTCCCCCGGGACAACCGGAATGACCCTGCCGCCGACCTGTACACCGTGAGCAGGTTATCGTAGACGGGGCGCTGTCCACCCGGCAACAATGAAAAAAGGTTACATTCCCGCCCGGGAGAGGATGGTGTCGGCCACCTGTCCGGGGCTTGTGAAGGGGAAGTCCTCAGGCTTTAGAAGGGTGCCGGCTTCACCGGCGGTCATCTCCACATCGCCTGCTTTGCACCTGGTCGCCGCTCCCGCCGGGAATGCGGCAAGGAGCTCTTCGGGCGTCCTGATCGGGAACTTCGCGCCGACGAGGGCGCCGGCAATCTGGGCACGGATCTCTTCTTTAACGTTCATTTCTTTGCCTCCAGCATCTCGGCGATGTCCCCGGCGGCCTTTGCCGTGATCGGCATAACCGAAACGTGCGCCCTTACAGGCCGCTTGCCTGCTCTGCGTTCTCATCCGGTACGAACGCTCCGGCGCGACGCCGTTCGGGAACGTGTTTCGCCGATCCTCCCGTTGGACGGTTATAATAATATAGATGCTCGTCATTAAACTATACAAGAATCTCGTGCTACACTCTCATAACCGTAACAGTACGGTATTGATCGACGATGGAGGATCCAATGACTGACGGGACAGAACGCTACGGCCGGGAGATTAAAGAAGTCCAGTCCGAGATTGCGGCACTCAGGAGCGAACTCCGGCGGTTCATCGAGTACGCGAACAGGCAGCACGTCGATACGGCCATCGACGGGCTCCGCAGGGAGTACGCGGGGGTCTTCGTTGAGCAGCACCTCTCCGACGCGGACCAGAGGCTCCGGGAGCGGATGATCCGGGATTGCCCGATGCGGGATCGGTGTTATGCCGCATTCTACGAGTTTCTCAAGAGTTCTGCAGAGCATATCCGGGACGGCGAAGTAAGCGAAGCGGTCGTCCGGTCATACCGCGACCGGCTCGCGGCGATGCGGAAGGGCGGGAAGTTCGAGAGCTGCTCCACCTGTTTTGCCGAGACGAACCGCCTCTTTGAGAAACAGATCGAGCTGATGCGCTCGCTCGGGATCTACCGGTGTGATCAAGAGGCATCTTCGTCCATCGCGGATCTCTCGGACGAGATCCTGGTCAGGGACATACTCGAACCGCTTGCAAACCGGCACCGTTTCCGGATCGTGCAGTCGCTTGCCGCCGGGACACAGACGTTCTCGGCTCTCTCGAACCTGACCGGTCTAAGGGGGGGCAACCTGCTCTTTCACCTCAAGAAACTCCAGGATGCCGGGATGATCCTGCAGCGGCACGAGCGGGGGGATTATATCATCACCGAGAAGGGCTATAAGACGCTCAAGGGCATCGGTGCCCTGCAGCCGTAGAGTGCCTTCCCGTCCCAGCAACCGCTGCCGCATTTACGGTTCCGTACAACGGCGAATCACGCGATCGGTGAGCCGCTGCTCTCCTCTCATACGGCATGAACAGAAACATATTTGATGCATGGCACCAGTCAGGAGCCTCCTGGGGAGGAGGTATGGAACAGCCTGAGGAACTGAACAGGCTCAAGGACCGGTTCGTGGGAGATTGGGACCTGGATATAACCATACGTATGCCGGACGGCAACGCCCTGGCGGGCCGGGGTACGGCC is a window from the Methanoculleus oceani genome containing:
- a CDS encoding transglutaminase-like domain-containing protein, whose product is MRYRAIIALLAVSALLLVFAAGCTAATEEKIPSPADEAYARGLAEYANANYRIAEERFAEAFALYTDVGDPDKAKAARNAMFRANRTYMEYPLDAAAAEAALREKVPGITDEDITDWLENRAQKIVSENETLYFYDVSSDYLYAHFDEMRKVTATTLDFDYIARYAWSENRSGETGPYVNPVRYEGVERLEIPFEALPSSGVLKIWLPLPVETESQRNVTVTNLSCPEFIVAGPVTTGAIGYVYYEVPAGAVNGNLVISADIGFTSYEQIFEDIDPAKVGEYDTSDPEYLLYTASERNIEVTDAIREKALEIVGNETNPHLRAQMIYYHIIKTYPYSHVPHGSLDTRDPKVAESTYMFETGHGDCGTQSMLFAAFCRSLGIPARAIGGYQMLLSETPGTHFWAEYYLPGYGWVPNDVTVAEMADWVTIPEEKRTAFKDYYAANLDPTRLVIQKNVDAPMDPAIPDDAVVFRAVRQTPAIVSDTAEDDMDLFTSEFFSISLAAVD
- a CDS encoding PAS domain S-box protein, encoding MAPLTETTRILIIGILLGISVFLTYYFHAVLSVGAVFSHFFYIPIILAALWWGRRGISVAFFLGGLVLISHFLLRIDVGTFNDYGRALMFVVVAFVIAWLSERLKRQQKDTEKERDRAQGYLDVAAVLLVVINADQTVALINRRGCELLGYREDELVGKNWFDVAIPERNREDARREFLHAVSGVSTIPDMDENVIVTKDGDERTLIWKEAILRDNGGRITGVIGSGKDITDRIRAEGALRSSEAQLRTIVENLNEGLGVFDLEGNPLHWNRAAAEIFGLLGLETVPANVSELGDIFELATMDGTVLPVEEWPLSRILRGEQVQDVEVRTRRIGAERQRVFNYGGTLVRDAGGNPFMAVVTFTDITGRKQAEEAILAANEEANLYLDIMVHDINNANTIALGYSDILGEDLEGKNRDMMQKIRSAVSQSIEIIQNVSTIRRLRPPTPPLKPVDLDAAIRAEIRQHPETDIRYAGRSVAVLADDLLPEVFTNLVGNSIKFGEPDVTIEIRVEERDGEVLVSIEDTGPGIPDATKAILFSRFRKGKSSKSGKGLGLYIVRMLVTRYGGRIWVEDRVPGATDAGAAFRFTLKKAREG
- a CDS encoding PhzF family phenazine biosynthesis protein, encoding MKRYRFKKIDAFAAAGSSGNPAGYVRLSPGEEIPDADMQRIARELKGFVSEVGFLREGTPGECDLSIRYFSCEREVDFCGHATIAVMDDVVRNDDRFRDRESLLLRTNKGVVTVLNRTGEDGMVYIRAPEPEFSGARPDAAETAAALGLGIRDIDPAIPPGVVNAGLETLLVPLASLDACIRCSPDYMTLRAFALAHSVDVVVIYTRETAFPENDLHARVFAPTFGYLEDPATGSGNAALGNFLVRENLWTSRTLVIEQGPDRENPNIVRLLRPEDGGLMFGGRGQVRIDGDYVLSTEAPPGQPE
- a CDS encoding MTH865 family protein — encoded protein: MNVKEEIRAQIAGALVGAKFPIRTPEELLAAFPAGAATRCKAGDVEMTAGEAGTLLKPEDFPFTSPGQVADTILSRAGM
- a CDS encoding helix-turn-helix domain-containing protein, which encodes MTDGTERYGREIKEVQSEIAALRSELRRFIEYANRQHVDTAIDGLRREYAGVFVEQHLSDADQRLRERMIRDCPMRDRCYAAFYEFLKSSAEHIRDGEVSEAVVRSYRDRLAAMRKGGKFESCSTCFAETNRLFEKQIELMRSLGIYRCDQEASSSIADLSDEILVRDILEPLANRHRFRIVQSLAAGTQTFSALSNLTGLRGGNLLFHLKKLQDAGMILQRHERGDYIITEKGYKTLKGIGALQP